The following proteins are co-located in the Bacillus pumilus genome:
- a CDS encoding SDR family oxidoreductase, translating to MKVLVAGANGHTGRLVIRYLKEKGHEPLALIRDEKQADALKELGATPVIGDLEKDVTSAVKQAEAVIFAAGSGSKTGADKTIAVDQEGAKRLVDTAKKENIQHFVMLSSYNADNPNQGKGQGSMEIYYEAKRKADKHLKQSGLSYTIVRPGALLHEEKTGKIEAAVHIPDDQTIEISREDVAIVLVESLTESNVKNKSFDLIKGDKPIEEALRTL from the coding sequence ATGAAAGTATTAGTTGCTGGAGCAAATGGACATACAGGCAGACTCGTCATTCGTTATTTAAAAGAAAAAGGACATGAGCCGCTTGCTCTCATTCGAGATGAAAAACAAGCGGATGCACTAAAAGAACTTGGTGCAACACCTGTCATCGGTGATCTTGAAAAGGATGTTACATCTGCTGTGAAACAAGCAGAAGCTGTCATCTTTGCAGCTGGTTCAGGCTCAAAAACAGGTGCAGATAAGACCATTGCGGTGGATCAAGAAGGTGCCAAACGCCTCGTTGATACAGCCAAAAAAGAAAACATTCAGCATTTTGTTATGCTGAGTTCCTATAATGCCGATAACCCTAACCAAGGAAAAGGGCAAGGAAGTATGGAAATTTATTATGAAGCGAAAAGAAAAGCAGATAAACATTTAAAACAGTCTGGCCTTTCCTATACCATTGTCCGTCCAGGTGCCTTGCTGCATGAGGAAAAGACAGGAAAAATCGAAGCTGCCGTGCATATCCCAGATGATCAAACCATTGAGATCTCAAGAGAAGATGTAGCCATTGTTCTTGTGGAAAGCTTAACAGAATCCAATGTGAAAAATAAGTCCTTTGACTTAATTAAAGGGGACAAACCAATAGAAGAAGCACTTCGCACGCTTTAA
- a CDS encoding PH domain-containing protein, whose protein sequence is MGIFSVSKQNDHKKFESLLIEGERIEAVYRLRHDQICFTNKRLIFGDNRVFSKKKVRVSLPYRSIESFAIQEAGVFDQDTGILLVTSSKVFELDFSKDTDLSDVQAILTKHLC, encoded by the coding sequence GTGGGTATTTTTTCTGTCAGTAAACAAAATGATCATAAAAAATTCGAATCCTTATTGATTGAAGGGGAAAGAATTGAGGCTGTTTACAGACTGCGTCACGACCAAATTTGTTTCACCAATAAACGACTGATCTTTGGCGATAACCGCGTATTTTCTAAGAAGAAAGTCAGGGTCTCCTTGCCGTATCGATCAATTGAAAGTTTTGCCATTCAAGAAGCTGGCGTGTTTGATCAGGACACAGGTATACTGCTCGTCACAAGCTCAAAAGTATTTGAACTCGATTTTTCTAAAGACACAGATTTGAGTGATGTGCAAGCCATTTTAACAAAACATCTTTGCTGA